In one Sander lucioperca isolate FBNREF2018 chromosome 7, SLUC_FBN_1.2, whole genome shotgun sequence genomic region, the following are encoded:
- the chka gene encoding choline kinase alpha isoform X2, which translates to MSPGASCCASMGPSCRLPKGACLGHSCSLVNPPKNTMSCNKGDSRQSNKENHFQGAEAMVLESVMFAILAERELGPKLYGIFPQGRLEQYVPSRKLDTCELSEPSISAEVAEKMAKFHGMRMPFNKEPKWLFGTMDKYLNQVMRLNFTRESHLRRFNRLLSYNLPQEMEMLKSLLESTHSPVVFCHNDCQEGNVLLLKGRQSSDKQKLMLIDFEYSSYNYRGFDIGNHFCEWMYDYSCEEFPFFKINAHAYPSKAQQLHFIDSYLRESDRGFDNLSEEDQMKLKEEMYVEVNRFSLASHFFWGLWSIIQARLSTIKFGYLDYAQARFDAYFQQKKIWAV; encoded by the exons ATGAGCCCAGGAGCATCCTGCTGCGCCTCTATGGGGCCATCCTGCAG GCTTCCCAAAGGAGCGTGCCTTGGGCACTCTTGTTCCCTGGTGAACCCACCAAAAAACACG ATGTCCTGTAATAAAGGGGATTCCCGACAGTCAAACAAAGAAAATCACTTCCAA ggGGCGGAGGCCATGGTGTTGGAGAGTGTGATGTTTGCTATCTTGGCGGAAAGGGAGCTGGGACCAAAACTCTACGGTATTTTCCCTCAGGGCCGACTGGAGCAGTATGTCCCC AGTCGTAAACTTGACACCTGTGAGTTAAGCGAGCCCAGCATCTCTGCGGAGGTTGCAGAGAAGATGGCCAAGTTTCATGGAATGAGGATGCCCTTCAACAAGGAACCCAAGTGGCTGTTTGGAACTATGGACAA GTACCTGAACCAGGTCATGAGGCTGAACTTCACCAGAGAGTCGCACCTGCGTCGCTTCAACCGCCTGCTCAGCTACAACCTGCCACAGGAGATGGAAATGCTCAA GTCTCTGCTGGAGTCCACCCACTCCCCTGTAGTGTTCTGCCACAATGACTGTCAAGAAG GAAACGTCTTGCTGCTGAAGGGCCGCCAGAGCTCAGACAAACAAAAGCTGATGCTCATTGACTTTGAGTACAGCAGCTACAATTACAG GGGATTCGATATTGGCAACCATTTCTGTGAATGGATGTACGACTACAGCTGTGAGGAGTTTCCTTTCTTCAAAATTAATGCTCATGCCTACCCTTCAAAGGCCCAACAG CTGCACTTCATCGACAGCTACCTGCGTGAGTCTGATCGAGGGTTCGACAACCTGAGTGAAGAGGACCAAATGAAGCTGAAGGAGGAGATGTATGTGGAGGTCAACAG GTTCTCCCTGGCATCACACTTTTTTTGGGGCTTGTGGTCCATCATCCAGGCCCGGCTCTCCACCATCAAGTTTGGATACCTG gacTATGCCCAGGCCAGATTTGATGCCTACTTCCAGCAAAAGAAGATCTGGGCTGTGTAA